Proteins encoded by one window of Chryseobacterium foetidum:
- the rocD gene encoding ornithine--oxo-acid transaminase encodes MSTAEQTKNSQYFIELEEKHGAHNYHPLPVVLDKGEGVFVWDVEGKKYYDFLSAYSAVNQGHSHPKIVDALVNQAKKLALTSRAFYNSGLGEYEKKITTLFGFDKVLPMNSGAEAVETAVKLARKWSYEVKGIAENAAKIVVCDNNFHGRTTTIVSFSNDPDANKNYGPFTPGFVKIPYNDLTALEEVLKNDAQNIAAFLVEPIQGEAGVYVPDENYLKNASEICKKYNVLFIADEVQTGIARTGKLIACHHEDVQPDILILGKALSGGMYPVSAVLANDEIMNVIKPGQHGSTFGGNPIACAVAIAALDVVAEENLSERAEELGKLFRSEIEKVIEKSDLITKVRGKGLLNAILINDTPESSTAWNLCLKLKENGLLAKPTHGNIIRLAPPLVITEEQLLDCVKIIEKTVSEY; translated from the coding sequence ATGTCAACAGCAGAACAAACAAAAAACTCACAGTATTTTATTGAACTTGAAGAGAAACACGGCGCACACAATTATCATCCGCTTCCGGTGGTTTTGGATAAAGGTGAAGGCGTTTTTGTTTGGGATGTTGAAGGCAAAAAATATTACGATTTCCTTTCAGCTTATTCTGCTGTAAACCAGGGTCACTCGCACCCGAAAATTGTAGATGCTTTAGTGAATCAGGCTAAGAAACTGGCTTTAACTTCAAGAGCGTTTTACAATTCAGGTTTGGGAGAGTACGAGAAAAAGATCACTACCCTTTTCGGTTTTGATAAAGTTTTACCAATGAACTCTGGAGCTGAAGCAGTGGAAACTGCTGTAAAATTAGCCAGAAAATGGAGTTATGAAGTAAAAGGAATTGCTGAAAATGCAGCGAAAATCGTAGTTTGTGATAACAACTTCCATGGTAGAACAACAACGATTGTTTCTTTCTCCAATGATCCTGATGCCAATAAAAACTACGGTCCTTTCACACCAGGATTTGTGAAAATTCCTTACAATGATTTGACTGCTTTGGAGGAAGTTCTGAAAAATGATGCTCAGAATATTGCCGCATTTTTAGTGGAACCGATTCAGGGAGAAGCCGGAGTTTACGTTCCGGATGAGAATTATTTAAAAAATGCTTCTGAAATATGTAAAAAGTACAATGTGCTTTTCATTGCAGATGAAGTTCAAACCGGAATTGCAAGAACAGGAAAACTGATCGCATGTCATCACGAAGATGTACAACCTGATATTTTAATTTTAGGAAAAGCCCTTTCCGGAGGCATGTATCCTGTGTCTGCCGTTTTAGCGAATGACGAAATCATGAATGTGATCAAACCAGGACAACACGGTTCGACTTTTGGTGGAAACCCGATTGCCTGTGCGGTTGCGATTGCTGCTTTGGATGTTGTTGCTGAAGAAAATTTATCTGAAAGAGCTGAAGAATTAGGCAAATTATTCAGATCTGAAATCGAAAAAGTGATTGAAAAATCTGATCTGATTACCAAAGTAAGAGGAAAAGGATTATTGAATGCAATTCTAATCAACGATACACCGGAAAGTTCTACCGCATGGAATCTCTGTTTAAAACTAAAAGAAAACGGATTGCTTGCAAAACCAACCCACGGAAACATCATCAGACTTGCACCGCCATTGGTTATTACTGAAGAGCAATTGCTGGATTGTGTGAAGATTATTGAGAAAACTGTGTCGGAATATTAA